One window of the Lysobacter sp. S4-A87 genome contains the following:
- the acpP gene encoding acyl carrier protein: protein MSSIEERVKKIVVEQLGVKEEEVTNNASFVDDLGADSLDTVELVMALEEEFECEIPDEEAEKITSVQQAIDYVKAHVKS, encoded by the coding sequence ATGAGCAGCATCGAAGAACGCGTCAAGAAGATCGTGGTCGAACAGCTTGGCGTCAAGGAAGAAGAAGTCACCAACAACGCTTCGTTCGTCGACGACCTCGGCGCTGACTCGCTCGACACCGTCGAGCTGGTGATGGCGCTCGAAGAAGAGTTCGAGTGCGAGATTCCGGACGAAGAGGCCGAGAAGATCACCTCGGTGCAGCAGGCCATCGACTACGTGAAGGCTCACGTCAAGTCGTAA
- the fabG gene encoding 3-oxoacyl-ACP reductase FabG has product MSEKLLSGEVALVTGASRGIGAAIADELAAQGATVIGTATSESGAKAIGDRLAASGGHGRVLDVSDAASIDTLIDGIAKEFGAISILVNNAGITRDNLLMRMKDEDWQAILDTNLTSVFRTSKAVMRAMMKARKGRIINIASVIGVTGNAGQANYAAAKAGIIAFSKSMAREIGSRGITVNVVAPGFIDTDMTKALPEDAKSAMLGQIALGRFGEPADIARAVAFLAGPSAAYITGETLHVNGGMYMP; this is encoded by the coding sequence CCCTCGTCACCGGCGCCAGCCGCGGCATCGGCGCGGCAATTGCCGACGAACTGGCCGCGCAGGGCGCGACGGTGATCGGCACCGCCACCTCCGAGTCCGGCGCGAAAGCGATCGGCGACCGCCTGGCCGCGAGCGGCGGCCATGGCCGCGTCCTCGACGTCAGTGACGCTGCCTCGATCGATACCCTGATCGACGGCATCGCCAAGGAGTTCGGCGCGATCTCGATCCTGGTCAACAACGCCGGCATCACCCGCGACAACCTGCTGATGCGGATGAAGGACGAGGACTGGCAGGCCATCCTCGACACCAACCTGACCAGCGTCTTCCGCACCAGCAAGGCGGTGATGCGCGCGATGATGAAGGCGCGCAAGGGCCGCATCATCAACATCGCCTCGGTGATCGGCGTGACCGGCAACGCCGGCCAGGCCAACTACGCCGCGGCCAAGGCCGGCATCATTGCCTTCAGCAAGTCGATGGCCCGGGAAATCGGCAGTCGCGGCATCACGGTCAATGTGGTTGCCCCGGGTTTCATCGACACCGACATGACCAAGGCATTGCCCGAAGACGCCAAGAGCGCGATGCTGGGCCAGATCGCCCTGGGCCGCTTCGGCGAACCTGCCGACATCGCCAGGGCGGTGGCTTTCCTGGCCGGTCCGTCGGCCGCTTACATCACCGGCGAGACCCTGCACGTCAACGGCGGCATGTACATGCCGTAA